A stretch of the Petrotoga sibirica DSM 13575 genome encodes the following:
- a CDS encoding histidine phosphatase family protein, producing MDIYLVRHGATLWNKMGIWQGQRDVELDEEGINQAKATAERFKNIKIDGMYTSVLQRAIKTAEIINQYHNLQIKKDSDLNECNIGKWDGKKIEEILLNYKEELEYWHKDIWASVEDVETLGDVQRRAVRAIKRIVKEHKLEDKIVVVAHGLAIRTIISWILNIPLNQHTSFRVDNASVSHVIYEGDYRYVLASLNETWHLEYYGLETYLTPEEKEID from the coding sequence TTGGATATTTACTTAGTAAGACATGGAGCTACACTTTGGAACAAAATGGGGATTTGGCAAGGCCAAAGAGACGTAGAGCTTGATGAAGAAGGGATTAATCAGGCTAAGGCAACCGCAGAAAGATTCAAAAATATCAAAATAGATGGGATGTATACATCCGTTTTACAAAGGGCTATTAAAACGGCAGAAATCATCAATCAATACCACAATTTGCAAATAAAAAAAGATTCCGATTTGAACGAATGTAATATAGGAAAATGGGATGGGAAAAAGATAGAAGAGATACTTCTTAATTACAAAGAAGAATTGGAGTATTGGCATAAGGATATCTGGGCCTCAGTGGAAGATGTTGAGACTTTAGGTGATGTGCAAAGAAGGGCGGTAAGGGCTATAAAAAGAATAGTTAAGGAGCATAAATTAGAGGATAAAATAGTTGTGGTTGCACATGGTTTAGCTATTAGGACTATCATTTCATGGATTCTCAATATTCCACTTAATCAACATACCTCTTTTAGAGTTGACAATGCATCCGTTTCACATGTAATATATGAGGGAGATTATAGATACGTTTTAGCTTCTTTAAATGAAACGTGGCATCTTGAATATTATGGGCTTGAAACTTATCTTACTCCAGAAGAAAAGGAGATCGATTAA
- a CDS encoding ECF transporter S component produces the protein MKNSASQHTAVKRVARSPVYIALGVVVFSFLVHSIGNPMLGIIILPLHFVALMAGIMEGATIGLLVGALMPVLNFLLFGMPPFPVFIFMTIEVATYGFISGLLNKKNIYLDLLVSMLIGRGVYMVAYYTIGLILNINLSPLTSILMSYVFGIPGIILQLIFIPMIVKRMPFSIRANSEAKKRQNKL, from the coding sequence ATGAAGAATTCTGCTTCTCAGCATACAGCTGTAAAAAGGGTTGCAAGATCACCTGTTTATATAGCGTTGGGAGTTGTTGTCTTTTCATTTTTGGTTCATAGCATCGGTAATCCAATGCTGGGAATTATAATCTTACCGTTGCATTTTGTTGCTTTAATGGCTGGTATCATGGAAGGGGCAACGATTGGATTACTTGTAGGGGCTTTAATGCCTGTTTTAAATTTTTTACTTTTCGGTATGCCGCCATTCCCTGTTTTCATATTTATGACCATAGAAGTTGCAACCTATGGATTTATATCAGGCCTTTTAAATAAGAAAAATATTTATTTGGATCTCTTAGTATCTATGTTGATAGGTAGGGGTGTATATATGGTAGCTTACTACACCATAGGATTAATCCTTAATATAAATCTTAGCCCTTTAACTTCAATTTTGATGAGTTATGTGTTCGGGATTCCTGGTATAATTCTTCAACTAATATTCATACCGATGATTGTGAAAAGAATGCCTTTTTCTATTAGGGCGAATAGTGAGGCAAAAAAGCGTCAAAACAAACTTTAG
- a CDS encoding RrF2 family transcriptional regulator, which yields MSLTIKSCYAIRGLYEMYKLQNRIKDEENIKISISKIAESSGISQEFLAKIFAKLKKAEIVSSEKGKFGGFYFTKAPEEIKLSEIVEVLEEPLNSYDCISEGECENQKICPVEFVWQRVRKAIFNELSNITLKDVIECGHKKEALASENE from the coding sequence ATGTCTTTAACAATCAAGAGCTGTTATGCTATACGTGGTTTATATGAAATGTATAAACTTCAAAATAGAATCAAAGATGAGGAAAACATCAAAATCTCAATATCGAAGATTGCGGAAAGTTCAGGTATTTCACAAGAATTTTTGGCAAAGATATTTGCCAAATTAAAAAAAGCTGAAATAGTTTCTTCGGAAAAAGGTAAATTTGGAGGATTTTATTTTACAAAGGCTCCTGAGGAAATCAAACTTTCCGAAATCGTAGAGGTTTTAGAAGAACCGTTGAACTCTTACGATTGTATTTCCGAGGGTGAATGTGAAAATCAAAAAATTTGTCCCGTAGAGTTTGTCTGGCAAAGGGTACGAAAAGCAATATTTAACGAGTTATCTAATATCACTTTGAAAGACGTGATAGAATGTGGGCATAAAAAGGAAGCTTTAGCTTCTGAAAATGAATGA
- the guaA gene encoding glutamine-hydrolyzing GMP synthase — translation MEKILVIDYGSQYTQLLAKRIRDLGVFSEVAQYDDTISLNNVKGIVLSGGPDSVYDVDAPHVSDEIFHAKLPILGICYGMQLLAKKLGGKVEQRGIAEYGKTKISITNQSLLFKKLPSVFNVWMSHKDMVTKVPEKFRITSLTSNNIISSFENESENIYCIQFHPEVRHTEFGIDILKNFVHGICGLKGSWTLMDFVEDKINKIKDTIGDKKAIIALSGGVDSSVAAVLTHRAIGNNLKAIFVNHGLLRMNEVEEVESTFRDYIGLNLTTVDAQEQFLGKLKGITDPEQKRKIIGEEFIRVFEEEAKKEKDCEYLIQGTIYSDVIESAKSGKKTFKIKSHHNVGGLPENIDLKIVEPLRELFKDEVRSVGEILGLPREILYRHPFPGPGLAIRIIGEITEEKLTILKKVDNIFIKTLKETGWYDKVWQAFAILIPIRTVGITGDKRSYGYVVSLRAVDSVEGMTADWSKIPFEILDLVSSRITNEVEEITRVVYDISSKPPATIEWE, via the coding sequence ATGGAAAAGATTCTTGTCATCGATTATGGTTCTCAGTACACTCAGCTTCTAGCAAAAAGGATTAGAGATCTGGGGGTATTTTCAGAAGTAGCACAATATGACGATACTATATCCCTTAACAACGTGAAAGGTATAGTCTTGTCCGGTGGACCTGATAGTGTTTATGATGTTGATGCTCCCCATGTATCAGATGAAATATTTCATGCCAAACTTCCTATTTTAGGTATCTGTTATGGGATGCAGCTTTTGGCGAAGAAACTTGGTGGAAAGGTTGAACAAAGAGGTATAGCTGAGTATGGAAAAACTAAAATTTCCATAACCAACCAATCTCTGTTATTTAAAAAGCTTCCAAGCGTATTTAACGTTTGGATGAGCCATAAGGATATGGTGACGAAAGTTCCTGAGAAATTTAGAATTACTTCTCTCACTTCAAACAATATCATCTCTTCTTTTGAAAACGAATCAGAAAATATATACTGCATCCAATTTCACCCTGAAGTTAGGCATACTGAATTTGGAATCGATATATTGAAAAATTTTGTTCATGGCATATGTGGGTTGAAAGGTTCATGGACTTTGATGGACTTTGTTGAAGATAAGATAAATAAAATAAAAGACACAATCGGTGATAAAAAAGCGATTATAGCTTTATCAGGAGGAGTAGATTCATCGGTTGCCGCTGTATTAACCCACAGAGCTATAGGAAACAACCTGAAAGCCATCTTTGTAAACCATGGCCTTTTGAGAATGAATGAGGTTGAAGAAGTTGAAAGTACGTTCAGAGACTATATCGGTTTAAATTTGACCACCGTAGATGCCCAAGAACAATTTTTAGGCAAATTAAAAGGAATCACTGATCCTGAACAAAAACGTAAAATAATTGGCGAAGAGTTTATCAGAGTTTTTGAAGAAGAAGCAAAAAAAGAGAAAGATTGTGAGTATTTAATTCAAGGAACAATATATTCAGATGTCATAGAAAGTGCGAAATCTGGAAAAAAAACATTCAAGATTAAGAGTCATCACAACGTGGGGGGACTTCCAGAGAATATAGACTTAAAAATAGTAGAGCCACTTAGAGAATTATTTAAAGATGAAGTTCGAAGTGTAGGAGAAATCTTAGGGCTCCCAAGGGAAATACTGTACAGGCATCCATTTCCAGGGCCAGGATTAGCTATTCGAATCATTGGTGAAATTACCGAAGAAAAACTGACAATTTTAAAAAAAGTTGATAATATTTTTATCAAAACACTAAAAGAAACAGGTTGGTACGATAAAGTATGGCAAGCCTTTGCCATATTAATACCGATAAGAACTGTAGGTATAACTGGGGATAAAAGAAGTTATGGTTATGTGGTATCTTTAAGGGCTGTTGATAGTGTGGAGGGTATGACCGCAGATTGGTCTAAAATTCCCTTTGAAATTTTGGACTTGGTTTCCAGCAGAATAACCAACGAAGTTGAAGAAATTACCAGAGTGGTTTACGATATCTCATCAAAGCCCCCTGCCACAATAGAATGGGAATAA
- a CDS encoding PfkB family carbohydrate kinase — protein sequence MATIDVIGGIFLDIYILKNDGNHNSKILQLPGGSALNVAIGLARLGHNVRMFGNVGKDFVGEFLLEKLSFHSVNVEWIKKVDQHTATFITMNEKPIAVDRRINDLDLIIPKKKSEYLFITTETNERIINSNIFLNYKKTFFDIGPRPKLIDKKCENVFFIGNEKECKDFLFTCDVVKLGKKGAKWGEKIVALSGRKASYQIGMGDVFDTVFIDGILNNIEKEQILHNAVNATQKVSEYLGAYNKIINI from the coding sequence ATGGCTACTATCGATGTTATTGGTGGAATCTTTTTAGACATTTATATACTGAAAAATGATGGTAATCACAATTCAAAAATTCTACAACTTCCTGGAGGATCCGCGTTAAATGTGGCTATTGGTCTTGCTCGATTAGGTCATAACGTAAGAATGTTCGGTAACGTGGGCAAAGATTTCGTTGGAGAGTTTTTATTGGAGAAGCTATCCTTTCATTCTGTTAATGTTGAATGGATAAAGAAAGTAGATCAACACACGGCTACTTTCATCACAATGAATGAAAAGCCCATTGCAGTAGATAGAAGAATAAACGATTTAGACTTGATTATACCAAAGAAAAAATCAGAGTATCTCTTCATCACTACCGAAACGAACGAACGAATAATAAACAGCAATATTTTTCTGAACTACAAAAAAACCTTTTTTGATATAGGTCCTAGACCAAAATTAATAGATAAAAAGTGTGAAAATGTTTTTTTCATCGGCAACGAAAAAGAGTGCAAAGATTTTCTATTCACTTGCGATGTTGTAAAACTGGGGAAAAAAGGCGCTAAATGGGGTGAAAAGATAGTGGCATTATCTGGCAGAAAGGCTTCATACCAAATCGGTATGGGAGATGTGTTTGACACGGTCTTCATAGACGGAATTTTAAATAATATAGAAAAAGAGCAAATTCTACATAATGCCGTTAACGCTACTCAAAAAGTCTCAGAATACTTGGGTGCTTACAATAAAATTATCAATATATAG
- a CDS encoding FecCD family ABC transporter permease: MKIIQKQGEAPLVLFLTISSFILILLFTSFGSVKIPVEDIFNSLMGKSNNDIYNNLILNIRLPRVVGSFLVGSILAVSGNVLQLVVQNPLADPYILGISSGASFGAVLYTALSSIYGLSLFLGLETFSFLFGIFATFIVLILARQGKKLPVLSLILSGVIISFLFNSFTTLFTVMYWRNLIHVNIWLMGSTGDLIWSDNFKLFFTLIIQFVLVLLFSKQLNVLSMGDDMAVFSGINPDRLKLFLIVINVFAVSFTVSQVGIIGFVGLIIPHIVRIVKGPYSFISNLYSLFIGGMFLMSADFVSRTLFAPTELPIGVVTSIVGAPIFIFVMRRKEKI, translated from the coding sequence ATGAAAATCATCCAAAAACAAGGGGAAGCCCCCCTTGTTTTATTTCTTACAATCTCGAGCTTTATATTAATTTTACTTTTCACATCTTTTGGGAGTGTAAAGATTCCTGTTGAGGACATCTTCAACTCTTTAATGGGTAAAAGCAACAACGATATTTACAACAATTTGATTTTAAACATAAGACTTCCAAGAGTGGTTGGAAGTTTTCTAGTAGGTAGCATATTGGCAGTCTCTGGGAATGTCTTACAATTGGTAGTACAAAATCCTCTCGCAGATCCATACATTTTAGGAATCTCGTCAGGAGCAAGCTTTGGTGCAGTATTATACACAGCGTTGAGCAGCATTTATGGTCTTTCCCTTTTTCTTGGATTAGAAACTTTTTCTTTTCTTTTTGGCATATTTGCAACATTTATTGTTTTAATATTGGCGCGACAGGGTAAAAAACTTCCCGTTTTATCTCTAATACTAAGTGGTGTAATAATTAGCTTTTTGTTTAATTCATTTACTACACTTTTTACCGTGATGTACTGGAGAAACTTAATTCATGTCAACATCTGGTTGATGGGAAGTACGGGGGATTTAATTTGGAGTGATAATTTTAAATTGTTTTTTACGCTCATCATTCAATTTGTTTTAGTTTTATTATTTTCCAAACAATTGAACGTTCTTTCGATGGGAGATGACATGGCAGTATTTTCTGGAATAAATCCCGATCGATTGAAGCTTTTTTTGATCGTAATAAACGTTTTCGCAGTATCTTTTACCGTATCACAAGTAGGAATAATAGGTTTTGTAGGGCTTATAATCCCTCATATAGTTAGAATCGTTAAAGGGCCATATTCTTTTATTTCAAACTTGTACTCGCTTTTCATAGGAGGAATGTTTTTAATGTCTGCAGATTTTGTTTCCAGAACATTATTTGCTCCCACAGAACTTCCTATAGGTGTGGTAACATCAATAGTAGGTGCCCCAATATTCATTTTCGTCATGAGGAGAAAAGAGAAAATATGA
- a CDS encoding 2-phosphosulfolactate phosphatase, with the protein MGLKLILLQKKRRSIKIKEESLFEPELNVYFLPNENIKNHQIYILIDLLRATSSISALLHCGAEEIFVTDSIEVAKELKKMGYLLAGEREAIKLEGFDFGNSPLEFLNNSDKIRKKSIVLTTSNGSKAMKKTSELGDIIALSLLNFSSVVEFIIQGNYQSIGVVCSGTNRSISFEDSYLGGLFVQKIMEKQTYHLNDGAKVSLNLTKCKKSYVMDSDHAKRLKALGLKDDLEFCFNMDLFQVVPYSKQNSYTFKNLISI; encoded by the coding sequence ATGGGCTTGAAACTTATCTTACTCCAGAAGAAAAGGAGATCGATTAAGATAAAAGAAGAAAGTCTATTCGAACCAGAATTGAATGTCTATTTTCTGCCGAATGAAAATATAAAAAATCATCAAATCTATATACTTATAGATCTTTTAAGGGCTACTTCTAGCATATCAGCATTACTCCATTGTGGTGCTGAAGAAATTTTTGTAACAGATAGCATCGAAGTGGCAAAAGAATTAAAAAAGATGGGATATTTACTCGCAGGGGAAAGAGAAGCAATAAAGTTAGAAGGTTTTGATTTTGGCAATTCCCCATTAGAGTTTTTAAATAATTCTGATAAAATAAGGAAAAAATCCATTGTACTAACTACTTCCAACGGATCAAAAGCTATGAAAAAAACAAGCGAACTGGGAGATATAATTGCCCTTTCATTGTTGAATTTTTCTTCCGTGGTTGAATTCATAATACAAGGGAATTATCAAAGTATTGGAGTAGTTTGTTCTGGTACCAACCGTTCAATTTCTTTTGAAGATTCATATCTGGGTGGATTATTTGTTCAAAAAATCATGGAAAAACAAACTTATCACTTAAATGACGGAGCAAAAGTATCCTTAAATTTAACTAAATGTAAAAAGAGTTACGTTATGGATTCTGATCATGCCAAAAGACTAAAAGCTTTGGGACTTAAAGATGATCTTGAATTTTGTTTCAACATGGATTTGTTTCAAGTGGTACCTTATTCAAAACAAAACAGTTATACTTTCAAAAATCTAATATCAATTTAA
- a CDS encoding nucleotidyltransferase — translation MKVLGIVVEYNPFHNGHLHHLKEAKTLINPDYTIAVMSGNFVQRGEPAILDKFSRAEIAVNMGVDVVLELPFVYCIQDASGFATGAIGVLERTNVVTDIVFGSESSNLEVLDKISNILYEQPKNFKKLLNKNLKKGLSFPNARKFALVEHLESSNYEHNVLDILEQSNDILGLEYLNALKLYNSKIVPHTIQRIKAEYNQKEFTGEISSATAIRNLIEKKEMNKVKQGVPPFSYEVLLREIEKGKAPIIFEDMRDIVLAKLRMMKREEFIQIDGVKEGLETRYSKFSKTSSNLTELVNNVKTKRFTLTRVKRTLLKILFDLKEKDVKLYNNYGPQYLRVLAFTKKGQELLGKIKDLSTYPIITTPSRYRKIYNRLNDKLLSSKKKYESIPEIYLNQIEYDFLASNIYTLLYKNTNLSSYEPDKKNRVIIL, via the coding sequence TTGAAAGTTTTAGGTATAGTTGTTGAATACAATCCTTTTCATAACGGGCACCTCCATCATTTGAAAGAAGCTAAAACTTTAATTAACCCTGATTACACAATCGCTGTAATGAGTGGGAATTTTGTCCAAAGAGGAGAACCTGCAATCTTGGATAAGTTTTCTCGAGCCGAAATTGCTGTTAATATGGGAGTAGACGTTGTCTTGGAATTACCATTTGTCTATTGTATACAAGATGCAAGTGGATTCGCAACAGGAGCCATAGGCGTATTAGAGAGAACCAATGTTGTTACAGATATAGTTTTTGGAAGTGAATCTAGTAATTTAGAAGTTTTAGATAAAATATCGAACATTTTATACGAGCAACCCAAAAATTTTAAGAAGTTACTCAACAAAAATTTAAAAAAAGGTTTATCCTTCCCAAATGCTAGAAAGTTTGCTTTAGTTGAGCATTTAGAATCTTCAAATTACGAACACAATGTACTAGACATATTAGAGCAATCAAACGATATCTTAGGTTTGGAGTATTTAAATGCCTTAAAATTATATAATTCAAAGATCGTTCCACATACTATTCAAAGAATAAAGGCGGAATACAATCAAAAAGAATTCACCGGTGAAATTTCCAGCGCCACTGCAATACGAAATCTTATAGAAAAAAAAGAGATGAACAAAGTTAAGCAAGGAGTTCCACCCTTTTCTTATGAAGTTCTACTTAGGGAGATTGAGAAAGGTAAAGCCCCAATAATATTTGAAGATATGCGAGACATAGTTTTAGCTAAGTTGCGAATGATGAAAAGAGAAGAATTCATTCAGATAGACGGAGTAAAAGAAGGATTAGAAACAAGGTATTCAAAATTTTCCAAAACAAGTTCCAATCTTACAGAATTAGTAAACAACGTTAAGACGAAAAGGTTTACGTTGACAAGAGTGAAAAGGACGCTTTTAAAGATTCTATTTGATTTAAAAGAGAAAGATGTAAAATTATATAACAATTATGGACCACAATATTTAAGGGTTTTAGCCTTCACAAAGAAGGGTCAAGAATTGCTGGGTAAAATAAAAGATCTTTCTACTTATCCAATTATTACTACCCCATCGAGATACAGAAAAATATATAATAGATTAAACGACAAACTATTATCAAGTAAAAAAAAGTATGAAAGTATACCTGAAATCTATTTAAATCAGATTGAATACGATTTTTTGGCAAGTAATATTTACACTTTATTATACAAAAATACAAATTTATCCTCATACGAACCTGATAAAAAAAATAGGGTTATAATTTTATGA
- a CDS encoding ABC transporter ATP-binding protein: MITFKNVRFTYGNGFFLKIEDLKIKKGDIISIIGPNGAGKSTLIKILSGILRNYKGEIILQNNELKNYSYKELSKKVAVVPQEFNTSFDYDLESIVSTSRIPFSKRINFFESEQDRRIIDEALKTVGLISYKNKPFSSLSGGEKQKVMIARAIAQQTPVLLLDEFSSHLDPGYTQSLLKLVKEMVTKEKKTVLAVFHDVNNAALFSDKIIVMKDGSIRYSGTPAEVLNESIMDEIFEMNAYIIKHPVKKVPQILFK, encoded by the coding sequence ATGATAACGTTTAAAAACGTCCGTTTCACTTATGGGAATGGCTTTTTTTTGAAAATCGAAGATTTAAAAATAAAAAAAGGAGATATTATTTCTATAATTGGCCCAAATGGAGCAGGTAAAAGTACTCTTATCAAGATTCTTTCAGGGATTCTAAGAAATTACAAGGGAGAAATAATTCTACAAAACAATGAATTAAAGAATTATTCGTATAAAGAGCTTTCGAAGAAGGTAGCCGTTGTACCCCAAGAATTCAACACCTCTTTCGATTATGATTTGGAAAGTATAGTTTCAACGTCAAGAATACCTTTTTCAAAGAGGATAAACTTTTTTGAATCAGAACAAGACAGAAGAATTATCGATGAAGCTCTTAAAACTGTTGGACTGATAAGTTATAAGAACAAGCCCTTTTCATCATTGTCAGGAGGAGAAAAGCAAAAAGTTATGATAGCTCGAGCAATAGCTCAACAAACGCCCGTATTGCTTTTAGATGAATTCTCTTCGCATTTAGACCCCGGTTACACCCAAAGCCTTTTGAAATTGGTTAAGGAAATGGTTACCAAAGAAAAGAAAACGGTTCTAGCAGTATTTCACGATGTGAATAATGCGGCGTTATTCTCTGATAAAATAATCGTTATGAAGGATGGATCTATTAGATACTCTGGTACACCGGCAGAGGTGTTAAATGAATCCATCATGGATGAAATCTTTGAGATGAATGCTTATATTATAAAACATCCGGTTAAAAAAGTTCCTCAAATTTTATTTAAATAA
- a CDS encoding stage V sporulation protein S, with protein MEVLKVSHSSAPNKVAGAIAGVLSKTDEVELQAIGAGAVNQAVKAIAIAKRFIEAKGKEIYVIPGFVEVEVGSEKRTGIKFKVVAKVSENISPEEYSQH; from the coding sequence ATGGAAGTGTTGAAAGTTAGTCATTCATCCGCACCGAACAAAGTAGCAGGAGCTATAGCGGGGGTTTTATCAAAAACAGACGAAGTTGAGCTACAAGCTATTGGAGCTGGAGCAGTTAATCAAGCAGTGAAGGCTATTGCCATTGCAAAGAGATTTATCGAGGCTAAAGGAAAAGAGATATACGTTATTCCTGGTTTTGTGGAGGTTGAAGTAGGTTCGGAAAAAAGAACGGGTATTAAGTTTAAAGTGGTGGCTAAGGTTTCTGAAAATATTTCCCCAGAAGAGTATTCTCAACATTAA
- a CDS encoding ABC transporter substrate-binding protein, translated as MRKVLFTFFAIFLSVVVSAAYFMVDDLGRLVPFEGEVNRVISAAPAVSDYIKFLGLEEKVLGVTDWDINIDAEKIGNLVPLNLEKIVSLNPDVVFLTGGFQEPEISRLERYNIKSFVINPVSFNDIYREIVLIGSILGEREKAQAISNELRQSVLSIAKSSFTWKNKPTVLYLMVQNNVSEIWTAGTGSYINELIAYAGGLNLAAPYTGNNGFLPVGPEFVVAQNPDIIIVDSYYEGDETAKNALLNAKQFENVKAVKEGKIVIVDGNKMHQPSPSLLDVLEQLYEYFGENR; from the coding sequence ATGAGGAAGGTATTATTTACATTTTTTGCTATTTTTTTGTCGGTTGTTGTGTCGGCAGCGTATTTTATGGTGGATGATCTTGGAAGATTAGTCCCCTTTGAAGGAGAAGTTAACAGGGTTATTTCTGCCGCACCAGCTGTATCTGATTACATCAAATTTCTAGGTTTAGAGGAAAAAGTTCTGGGCGTTACTGACTGGGATATTAATATTGATGCCGAGAAAATTGGTAATTTAGTTCCTTTAAACCTGGAGAAAATAGTTTCTTTGAATCCGGATGTTGTTTTTTTAACAGGAGGATTTCAAGAACCTGAGATTAGCAGGTTGGAAAGATACAATATCAAATCGTTTGTGATTAATCCAGTAAGTTTCAACGATATTTACAGGGAAATTGTATTAATTGGGAGTATATTGGGTGAAAGAGAAAAAGCCCAGGCTATTTCAAATGAACTACGACAAAGTGTTTTAAGTATCGCTAAAAGTTCTTTCACTTGGAAAAACAAGCCAACAGTGCTATATTTAATGGTTCAAAATAACGTATCTGAAATTTGGACGGCAGGAACCGGTTCATACATAAATGAGTTAATTGCTTACGCTGGAGGATTAAATTTAGCCGCTCCATATACTGGGAACAATGGTTTTTTACCCGTTGGACCTGAATTCGTCGTTGCTCAAAATCCTGATATCATAATCGTTGACTCATACTATGAAGGCGACGAAACCGCTAAAAATGCTCTCTTGAATGCCAAACAGTTTGAAAACGTGAAAGCTGTTAAAGAAGGAAAAATTGTAATAGTCGATGGTAACAAAATGCATCAACCTTCTCCATCGCTGCTCGATGTCCTTGAACAATTATATGAGTATTTTGGTGAAAACAGATGA